In Mytilus edulis chromosome 6, xbMytEdul2.2, whole genome shotgun sequence, the following proteins share a genomic window:
- the LOC139526430 gene encoding 26S proteasome non-ATPase regulatory subunit 10-like, with protein MHELCNVGNCELVHSLIQKGLPVNELNEFGNTPLHLASKEGHTNIVELLLSHGATAVVNNGQITESRPLHFASNNGHTDIVRILLQHGADVHLGNIIQSRPIHLAAHENRIDIVGILIENGANVNDINKYGSAPLHLASFNNLTEMAELLIKNGADVNKAKLDKRTPLHVACRYGNSEIVSLLCKYKALVNLPDKCGRTPLSYAEENKFEQIISILQTIDHS; from the coding sequence ATGCATGAATTGTGTAATGTTGGAAATTGCGAATTGGTACACTCGTTGATACAAAAAGGTTTACCAGTAAATGAGTTAAACGAGTTTGGTAATACGCCACTTCACTTAGCATCCAAGGAAGGTCATACAAACATAGTGGAATTGTTACTGAGTCACGGGGCAACTGCTGTAGTGAATAATGGTCAAATTACCGAATCAAGACCATTACATTTTGCATCCAACAATGGCCATACAGACATTGTAAGAATTTTGCTTCAGCACGGAGCAGATGTACATCTTGGAAACATCATCCAATCGAGACCGATACATTTAGCAGCTCATGAAAACCGTATTGATATTGTAGGAATTCTGATCGAAAATGGTGCAAACGTCAACGACATCAATAAGTACGGTTCCGCGCCACTGCATTTGGCAAGTTTTAATAATCTAACAGAAATGGCTGAGTTGCTAATAAAAAATGGAGCGGATGTCAATAAAGCAAAATTAGACAAACGTACACCACTACATGTTGCTTGTAGATATGGGAACTCAGAAATTGTAAGTCTATTGTGTAAATATAAAGCATTAGTAAATTTACCAGATAAATGTGGACGAACACCATTATCGTATgcagaagaaaataaatttgaacaaaTAATCTCAATTTTACAGACAATAGATCATTCTTGA